The Zalophus californianus isolate mZalCal1 chromosome 7, mZalCal1.pri.v2, whole genome shotgun sequence genome includes a region encoding these proteins:
- the LOC113927130 gene encoding malate dehydrogenase, mitochondrial-like isoform X2, translating into MSSALARPTRAALRRSFSTSAQNSAKIAVLGASGGIGQPLALLLKNSPLVSGLTLYNIAHTPGVAADPSHIETRAHCLKGCNVVVIPAGVPRKPGMTRDDLFNTNACIVATLSVACAQHCPEAIIISSPGLDPARVNVPVIGGHAGKTLIPLISQCTAQVDLPQDQLTAITGQIQEAGTEVVKAKAGAPLATLSMAYAGAQFVFSLVDAMNGKEGVVECSFIKFPEADCAYFSTPLLLGKKGIEKNLGIGKISSFGEKMIAEAIPELKASIKKGEEFVRNVK; encoded by the exons ATGTCCTCCGCCCTCGCCCGCCCTACCCGCGCGGCTCTCCGCCGCAGCTTCAGCACCTCCGCCCAGAACAGTGCGAAAATAGCCGTGCTAGGGGCTTCCGGAGGAATCGGGCAGCCCCTTGCACTTCTCCTCAAGAACAGTCCCTTGGTGAGCGGCCTGACCCTCTACAATATTGCTCATACGCCCGGAGTGGCCGCAGATCCGAGCCACATCGAGACCAGAGCACATTGCCTGAAAGGCTGCAATGTGGTGGTTATTCCAGCAGGAGTCCCGAGAAAACCAGGCATGACCCGGGATGACCTGTTCAACACCAATGCCTGCATTGTGGCCACCCTGTCTGTTGCCTGCGCCCAGCACTGCCCCGAGGCCATCATCATTTCCAGTCCG GGTTTGGATCCTGCTCGAGTCAATGTTCCTGTCATTGGCGGCCATGCTGGGAAGACCCTCATCCCCCTGATCTCGCAGTGCACTGCCCAGGTGGACCTTCCCCAGGACCAGCTAACAGCCATCACTGGGCAGATCCAGGAGGCCGGCACCGAGGTGGTGAAAGCCAAAGCTGGAGCACCCTTGGCCACCCTGTCCATGGCGTACGCCGGAGCCCAGTTTGTCTTCTCCCTTGTGGATGCGAtgaatggaaaggaaggagttGTGGAGTGTTCCTTCATTAAGTTCCCAGAAGCCGACTGTGCCTATTTCTCCACCCCGTTACTGCTGGGGAAAAAGGGCATTGAGAAGAATCTAGGCATCGGCAAGATCTCCTCTTTCGGAGAGAAGATGATAGCAGAAGCcatccctgagctgaaggcctCCATCAAGAAGGGAGAGGAGTTCGTGAGGAACGTGAAATGA
- the LOC113927130 gene encoding malate dehydrogenase, mitochondrial-like isoform X1: MSSALARPTRAALRRSFSTSAQNSAKIAVLGASGGIGQPLALLLKNSPLVSGLTLYNIAHTPGVAADPSHIETRAHCLKGCNVVVIPAGVPRKPGMTRDDLFNTNACIVATLSVACAQHCPEAIIISSPVNSTIPITTEIFKKHEIYNPSKIFGVTTLDIVRANTFIGVLKGLDPARVNVPVIGGHAGKTLIPLISQCTAQVDLPQDQLTAITGQIQEAGTEVVKAKAGAPLATLSMAYAGAQFVFSLVDAMNGKEGVVECSFIKFPEADCAYFSTPLLLGKKGIEKNLGIGKISSFGEKMIAEAIPELKASIKKGEEFVRNVK; this comes from the coding sequence ATGTCCTCCGCCCTCGCCCGCCCTACCCGCGCGGCTCTCCGCCGCAGCTTCAGCACCTCCGCCCAGAACAGTGCGAAAATAGCCGTGCTAGGGGCTTCCGGAGGAATCGGGCAGCCCCTTGCACTTCTCCTCAAGAACAGTCCCTTGGTGAGCGGCCTGACCCTCTACAATATTGCTCATACGCCCGGAGTGGCCGCAGATCCGAGCCACATCGAGACCAGAGCACATTGCCTGAAAGGCTGCAATGTGGTGGTTATTCCAGCAGGAGTCCCGAGAAAACCAGGCATGACCCGGGATGACCTGTTCAACACCAATGCCTGCATTGTGGCCACCCTGTCTGTTGCCTGCGCCCAGCACTGCCCCGAGGCCATCATCATTTCCAGTCCGGTGAACTCCACCATCCCAATCACGACGGAAATTTTCAAGAAACACGAAATCTACAACCCCAGTAAAATCTTCGGGGTGACGACCCTGGACATTGTCAGAGCCAACACTTTCATTGGGGTACTGAAGGGTTTGGATCCTGCTCGAGTCAATGTTCCTGTCATTGGCGGCCATGCTGGGAAGACCCTCATCCCCCTGATCTCGCAGTGCACTGCCCAGGTGGACCTTCCCCAGGACCAGCTAACAGCCATCACTGGGCAGATCCAGGAGGCCGGCACCGAGGTGGTGAAAGCCAAAGCTGGAGCACCCTTGGCCACCCTGTCCATGGCGTACGCCGGAGCCCAGTTTGTCTTCTCCCTTGTGGATGCGAtgaatggaaaggaaggagttGTGGAGTGTTCCTTCATTAAGTTCCCAGAAGCCGACTGTGCCTATTTCTCCACCCCGTTACTGCTGGGGAAAAAGGGCATTGAGAAGAATCTAGGCATCGGCAAGATCTCCTCTTTCGGAGAGAAGATGATAGCAGAAGCcatccctgagctgaaggcctCCATCAAGAAGGGAGAGGAGTTCGTGAGGAACGTGAAATGA